One genomic segment of Blastopirellula marina includes these proteins:
- a CDS encoding ABC transporter permease — protein sequence MYLLENPVLQRELLVNLRTARAFLLLLAYQMLLAAIVYFAWPQVERLDLSADQEAARRLFDLFFLGQFVLASLMAPSFASGTLTGEKERKTYEMLLASPLKPGAIVVGKLLASLAHLALLIFTSLPIVMLCLPLGGVSLYELLAAYAILMVAVATFGMISVACSSFFARTSSSLVVSYLLILPIALAGAFVWQMLGQNGGLRLIVLLITVPAAAAATILLLSLYTARTLLYPHDVGSEGKDVVDLEKEAREAVGLVIQRDQFPDRLFAPPKRTQLLDDHKNPVYDKEIHSEIFAQGTLMLRLVIQISMFLAIPLMAVCLYFKPQYAPFYMAYVILFNILVGPVFSAGSITSERERETLDLLLTTEISPWMILSGKLVAGFRVSSVLTGFLLWPLLLACVMVPYYWTNWTSVLAYLSVILITCVTTSMLALFCSVLFRKTSHSLMCTYLVIIALFCGTIAFDYFTQLAFTPAAETAVVDYTSSSNTEPEPPPITAVAEVSRQLTLISPFSALWDVPLKVDLDGATDNPGDWFRFSTFMGLTIGMNAIMFGVMVWLFRTRWRVSY from the coding sequence ATGTATCTGCTTGAGAATCCGGTCTTACAGCGCGAACTGCTGGTCAACTTGCGGACCGCAAGGGCCTTTTTGCTGCTGTTGGCTTACCAGATGCTTCTGGCGGCGATCGTTTATTTTGCCTGGCCCCAGGTCGAACGTCTCGATCTTTCGGCCGATCAGGAAGCGGCCCGGCGATTGTTCGATTTGTTCTTTCTGGGGCAATTCGTGCTCGCTTCGTTGATGGCACCCAGCTTCGCTTCCGGCACGCTGACCGGCGAGAAAGAGCGGAAGACGTACGAGATGCTCTTGGCCAGCCCGCTTAAACCGGGGGCGATTGTGGTGGGGAAGTTGTTAGCTTCCCTGGCTCACTTGGCGCTGCTGATCTTTACATCGTTACCGATCGTGATGCTGTGTTTGCCGCTGGGGGGTGTTTCGCTGTATGAACTCCTCGCGGCGTACGCGATTTTGATGGTCGCGGTGGCGACGTTTGGCATGATCAGCGTCGCGTGCAGTAGTTTCTTTGCGCGGACCTCGTCGTCGCTGGTGGTTTCGTACCTATTAATTCTACCGATCGCGCTGGCGGGTGCGTTCGTGTGGCAGATGCTCGGTCAGAATGGTGGCCTGCGTCTGATTGTGCTGTTGATTACCGTCCCTGCGGCGGCTGCGGCGACGATCCTTCTGCTTTCGCTTTATACGGCTCGTACTTTGCTATATCCGCACGACGTAGGGAGCGAAGGGAAGGATGTGGTCGACTTGGAGAAAGAGGCCCGCGAGGCGGTCGGCCTGGTGATCCAGCGCGACCAGTTCCCCGACCGGTTGTTCGCTCCACCGAAGCGAACGCAGCTACTGGACGACCATAAGAACCCGGTTTACGACAAAGAGATCCATAGCGAAATCTTCGCCCAAGGGACGTTGATGCTGCGTCTGGTGATTCAGATCAGCATGTTCCTGGCGATTCCCTTGATGGCGGTTTGCTTGTACTTCAAACCGCAGTACGCTCCTTTTTATATGGCGTACGTGATTCTGTTCAACATCCTGGTGGGGCCGGTGTTTTCGGCCGGAAGTATTACCTCTGAGCGGGAACGTGAAACGCTTGATTTGCTTTTGACCACCGAGATCTCGCCGTGGATGATCCTCTCAGGCAAGCTGGTTGCCGGCTTTCGTGTCTCGAGCGTGCTGACCGGCTTTTTGCTGTGGCCGCTGCTGCTGGCGTGCGTGATGGTGCCGTACTACTGGACGAACTGGACGTCGGTGCTGGCGTACCTTTCGGTAATATTGATTACATGCGTGACAACCTCGATGCTGGCCTTGTTTTGCTCGGTACTGTTTCGCAAGACATCGCACAGCTTGATGTGTACCTACCTGGTGATCATCGCCCTGTTTTGTGGGACGATCGCGTTCGACTACTTCACCCAGTTGGCCTTCACGCCGGCGGCCGAGACCGCCGTGGTCGATTACACGTCCTCTTCCAACACCGAGCCAGAGCCTCCACCGATTACTGCGGTGGCTGAAGTTTCGCGTCAGTTGACCCTCATCAGTCCCTTTTCCGCGTTGTGGGATGTACCGCTGAAAGTCGACTTGGACGGAGCGACCGACAACCCAGGCGACTGGTTCCGTTTCTCGACGTTCATGGGACTGACCATCGGGATGAACGCGATCATGTTTGGCGTCATGGTCTGGCTCTTCCGCACCCGCTGGCGTGTTTCTTACTAA
- a CDS encoding efflux transporter outer membrane subunit, with translation MRKSKSTSKAAVIIGKLVLGAVATVSIGLSGCLVGPDHIDPGAPFQCEWIPPLPPGVSQSPNDSVAWWTKFNDPILTSMIVRTAQQNLTLGQAAERIAEARALRGIAVGGLFPDIDGTASYARRKTSGSGNSFGLANFNPPPFNFWSAGFDASWEIDIFGGVRRRVQATTADVDVAIEDHNALLVSLQGEVGANYIQVRTLQRRVEFVERNIELQRQSLKITEDRFAAGTVSQLDVEQAKSNLYSTEAGLPLLRQEMELAYHRLSVLMGEPPSDLSKQITPQQQFPMLPQDIAVGLPIELIRQRPDIRSAERQLAAQAARIGVAVSELYPRFTITGTFTVDSTRFNRWFTTDSIAYAAGPAMRWRLLDFGRVRSDIEAQRARWRGLVYYYQNEVITAAQEVEDSLSQYRYSIQRAKSLREAALAARAAAEISEEQYKGGIIPFQTLLDAQRFQAELDDQAAAAEGDIYLAVVSLYKALGGGWVDPFAVAPDPTAVPAGEIIEPTPANPNGNNDQDIPLDDNLIPNIPVPKDALLPADALPPPAAGGN, from the coding sequence ATGCGAAAATCAAAATCGACGAGCAAGGCGGCAGTGATCATTGGCAAGCTTGTGCTCGGTGCCGTCGCGACGGTTTCTATCGGGCTTAGCGGATGCCTGGTCGGGCCGGACCATATCGATCCCGGCGCGCCTTTCCAATGCGAATGGATTCCGCCGCTACCTCCTGGGGTCAGTCAGTCGCCCAACGACTCTGTTGCCTGGTGGACGAAGTTCAACGATCCGATTCTGACCAGCATGATCGTGCGAACCGCTCAACAAAACCTCACGCTGGGACAAGCGGCCGAACGAATTGCCGAAGCCCGTGCTTTGCGTGGGATCGCAGTCGGCGGGCTGTTTCCCGATATCGACGGCACGGCCAGCTACGCCCGTCGTAAGACCTCTGGCAGTGGTAATAGCTTTGGTCTGGCGAACTTCAATCCGCCTCCGTTTAACTTCTGGTCGGCTGGTTTCGATGCGTCTTGGGAAATCGATATCTTCGGTGGCGTGCGTCGTCGAGTTCAAGCGACCACGGCCGACGTCGACGTGGCGATCGAAGACCACAACGCCTTGCTGGTCAGCTTGCAGGGAGAAGTCGGGGCCAACTACATCCAGGTCCGCACCTTGCAGCGTCGTGTTGAATTCGTCGAACGCAATATCGAGTTGCAGCGTCAGTCGTTGAAGATCACCGAAGACCGTTTCGCGGCAGGCACGGTGAGCCAGCTCGACGTCGAACAGGCGAAGTCTAACTTGTACAGCACCGAAGCGGGCCTTCCGCTTCTGCGTCAGGAAATGGAACTGGCCTACCATCGCCTTTCGGTGCTGATGGGAGAACCACCGTCCGACTTGTCGAAACAGATCACGCCACAGCAGCAGTTCCCGATGCTGCCGCAAGATATTGCCGTGGGTCTGCCGATCGAACTGATTCGTCAGCGTCCTGATATTCGCTCGGCCGAACGTCAACTGGCGGCTCAAGCGGCACGTATTGGCGTGGCGGTTTCGGAGTTGTATCCACGCTTCACGATCACCGGTACGTTCACCGTCGACTCGACCAGGTTCAACCGCTGGTTTACGACCGACAGTATCGCCTATGCGGCTGGTCCTGCCATGCGATGGCGACTTCTGGACTTCGGACGTGTCCGCAGCGACATCGAAGCTCAGCGAGCTCGCTGGCGTGGGCTGGTTTATTACTATCAGAACGAGGTCATCACGGCCGCTCAGGAAGTGGAAGACTCGCTATCGCAGTACCGCTATAGCATTCAAAGGGCAAAGAGCCTTCGCGAAGCAGCTTTGGCGGCTCGTGCCGCGGCCGAGATTTCCGAAGAACAGTACAAGGGGGGGATCATCCCGTTCCAGACGCTGTTAGACGCTCAGCGTTTCCAGGCAGAACTGGACGACCAGGCAGCCGCCGCAGAGGGGGATATCTACCTGGCCGTGGTCTCGTTGTACAAGGCCCTGGGTGGTGGTTGGGTCGATCCATTCGCGGTCGCACCTGATCCGACCGCTGTGCCGGCTGGGGAAATCATCGAGCCGACCCCGGCCAACCCCAATGGGAACAACGACCAGGACATCCCACTGGATGACAACCTGATCCCAAACATTCCCGTGCCGAAGGACGCTTTGCTGCCTGCGGATGCTTTGCCACCGCCGGCGGCAGGGGGTAACTAA
- a CDS encoding aspartate carbamoyltransferase catalytic subunit, giving the protein METPGFLEPFVGRWTKRHLLDLESLTSDEINLLLDVAQAFKESTQDCRHKLPLLTGRTSVNLFFEDSTRTRTSFSLAARRLGADVIEFSASSSSLSKGETLLDTAKTIQSMCIDTLVCRHKAPGTPQMLAENLDVSVINAGDGPHEHPTQGLLDILTIRQHRGDLSGKTVALVGDIAHSRTARSNIWGLQKLGAKVIVCGPSTLVSRRWEEYGVEVSHDLDAILPRCDVLNLLRIQFERQYTRPFPSVREYALLYAMDQKRMQRAKPDILIMAPGPINRGVEITPEVADGEHSVILHQVNNGLAVRMAAMWLLSAGRAS; this is encoded by the coding sequence ATGGAGACGCCTGGTTTTCTCGAGCCCTTCGTGGGCCGCTGGACAAAGCGGCATCTGCTCGATTTGGAAAGTTTAACGTCAGACGAAATCAACCTTCTTCTCGACGTTGCTCAAGCGTTCAAAGAATCCACCCAAGATTGCCGCCATAAGCTGCCGCTGTTAACCGGTCGCACGAGCGTCAATCTATTCTTTGAAGACTCGACACGTACTCGCACCAGCTTCTCGCTGGCTGCCCGACGACTGGGAGCCGATGTCATCGAGTTCTCGGCATCCAGCAGCAGTCTCTCCAAAGGGGAAACGTTGCTGGACACAGCCAAGACAATTCAATCGATGTGCATCGACACGCTCGTCTGCCGGCACAAAGCCCCCGGTACGCCGCAGATGCTGGCCGAGAACCTGGATGTTTCGGTGATCAACGCCGGTGACGGTCCTCACGAGCATCCCACCCAGGGCCTGCTCGATATCCTCACCATCCGTCAGCATCGTGGTGACTTGAGCGGCAAGACCGTGGCCCTGGTCGGGGATATCGCCCACAGCCGGACCGCCAGGTCGAATATCTGGGGTCTGCAAAAGCTGGGAGCCAAGGTTATCGTGTGTGGTCCTTCAACCCTCGTTTCCCGCCGCTGGGAAGAATACGGGGTGGAAGTTTCGCACGATCTGGATGCCATCCTGCCGCGTTGCGATGTGTTGAACCTGCTGCGTATCCAGTTCGAGCGGCAATACACGCGTCCGTTTCCATCGGTTCGCGAGTACGCACTGCTGTATGCCATGGACCAAAAGCGGATGCAGCGGGCCAAGCCAGACATCTTGATCATGGCCCCCGGGCCGATCAACCGCGGTGTCGAGATTACCCCGGAGGTTGCCGACGGCGAGCATTCGGTGATCCTGCATCAGGTGAATAACGGTTTGGCGGTTCGCATGGCGGCCATGTGGCTGCTTAGTGCCGGCCGCGCCAGTTGA
- a CDS encoding dihydroorotase, protein MLKTLIQNGRVIDPSQNIDRVTNLLIEEGRIAAIDVEPQSDMKVIDATGKLVVPGLIDLHVQIREPGFEEDETIESAAYAALAGGFTSIAAISETNPPVDSAAAVTYLGRQASEADHCNVFPVACVSSGRQGEEMAEIGILHNAGAIAFSDGQRPVSNPELLRRALEYTLMFGRPVLNRPEMVELSRDGVMHDGSVSTVLGLAPMPAEAEDVMAARDIRICEATGGKLHLLAISCSGTVDILRRAKDRNVGVTASICAYQFALTDLAMRGFHTSLKLNPPLRSQDHIDACIAGLKDGTIDVIASGHAPRSSEKKMCAITEAPFGMVGLETALGLVSTHLVHAGHVDWPTIIRAMSTNVAQVLGVEKGTLKPGADADVTIIDPDANWTVDTSNFRSKSFNSPFGGVQLTGRAVETIVGGLTKFRYDES, encoded by the coding sequence ATGCTGAAAACGCTGATACAAAACGGGCGAGTCATCGACCCCAGCCAAAACATCGACCGCGTCACCAACCTGTTGATCGAAGAGGGACGCATCGCCGCGATCGACGTCGAACCTCAGTCCGATATGAAGGTGATCGATGCGACCGGCAAGCTGGTTGTGCCGGGGCTGATCGATCTGCATGTGCAGATTCGTGAGCCTGGTTTCGAGGAAGATGAAACGATTGAATCGGCAGCCTACGCGGCGCTGGCCGGCGGGTTCACTTCCATCGCGGCCATTTCCGAAACGAATCCACCGGTCGATAGTGCCGCCGCGGTGACGTACCTCGGTCGCCAGGCATCCGAGGCCGATCACTGCAACGTCTTTCCGGTTGCCTGCGTCAGTAGTGGACGCCAAGGGGAAGAGATGGCCGAGATCGGCATTCTGCACAATGCCGGAGCGATTGCGTTTAGTGATGGGCAGCGTCCTGTTTCCAATCCGGAACTGCTTCGCCGGGCCTTGGAATACACGCTGATGTTTGGTCGTCCGGTACTCAACCGCCCCGAGATGGTCGAGCTTTCGCGCGACGGTGTGATGCACGATGGCTCTGTAAGCACGGTGCTGGGGCTTGCGCCGATGCCGGCCGAGGCCGAAGATGTGATGGCGGCTCGCGATATTCGCATTTGTGAAGCCACCGGCGGAAAGCTGCATTTGCTGGCCATTTCGTGCAGCGGGACGGTCGATATCCTGCGGCGGGCCAAAGATCGCAACGTGGGGGTCACGGCCAGCATCTGTGCATATCAGTTCGCACTGACCGACCTCGCCATGCGCGGCTTTCACACCAGTTTGAAGCTCAACCCGCCGCTGCGTTCGCAAGATCATATCGATGCCTGCATTGCCGGGCTGAAAGATGGCACGATCGACGTGATCGCCAGCGGGCATGCTCCGCGATCTTCCGAAAAGAAGATGTGTGCGATTACCGAAGCACCGTTTGGCATGGTTGGCTTGGAGACCGCTTTGGGGCTGGTCAGCACGCACCTGGTCCATGCCGGGCACGTCGACTGGCCGACCATCATTCGGGCTATGTCCACCAACGTTGCCCAGGTACTGGGTGTGGAAAAGGGGACCCTCAAGCCAGGTGCCGATGCTGACGTGACCATCATCGATCCCGATGCCAACTGGACGGTCGATACGTCGAACTTCCGCTCGAAGAGTTTCAACTCTCCCTTCGGTGGTGTCCAACTGACCGGGCGTGCCGTGGAAACGATCGTAGGCGGTTTGACCAAGTTCCGCTACGATGAAAGCTAA
- a CDS encoding NYN domain-containing protein has protein sequence MPLIIDGYNLLFAAGLVGSVDGEGSFEGERRALLDALLAVIDPKELTQTVVVFDSAKAPPGLPRVYNYHQITVRFASGYADADEMIEELIQEHHAPKRLTVVSSDHRVQRAARRRKAKAIDSDSWYRLMRQTRARRREAEAQKPPPSKQPSTPAIPESEVNQWVEFFGKIDIDALAPREETARVSPVAEPPSEPKATPGKKNSPGAKRSEKPAPNVFSDDYLKKIAEEFFGES, from the coding sequence ATGCCGCTGATCATTGATGGATACAATTTGCTTTTCGCGGCTGGTCTGGTCGGTTCTGTCGATGGCGAAGGTTCTTTTGAAGGGGAACGCAGGGCCCTGCTCGATGCTCTGCTGGCGGTGATCGATCCGAAGGAACTCACGCAAACGGTCGTTGTTTTCGACTCGGCCAAGGCTCCGCCAGGTTTGCCGCGAGTATACAACTACCACCAGATCACCGTGCGGTTTGCCAGCGGCTATGCCGACGCCGACGAGATGATCGAAGAGTTGATTCAAGAGCATCACGCACCCAAACGGCTGACGGTTGTCTCTAGCGATCATCGCGTGCAGCGTGCGGCCCGTCGCCGGAAGGCCAAGGCGATTGATAGCGATAGCTGGTACCGCTTGATGCGGCAGACACGTGCCCGTCGCCGCGAAGCAGAAGCCCAGAAGCCACCCCCTTCCAAGCAGCCAAGTACTCCGGCGATACCTGAGTCGGAGGTGAACCAGTGGGTCGAGTTCTTCGGCAAGATCGATATTGACGCGCTGGCACCTCGGGAAGAGACAGCACGCGTTTCTCCTGTAGCCGAGCCACCATCAGAGCCGAAGGCAACGCCTGGCAAGAAGAACTCGCCAGGTGCGAAGCGATCGGAGAAGCCCGCGCCGAACGTCTTTTCAGACGACTATCTGAAAAAGATCGCCGAGGAATTCTTCGGCGAATCGTAA
- the purD gene encoding phosphoribosylamine--glycine ligase, whose translation MNVLVLGSGGREHALAWKLSQSSRVRNVFVAPGNAGTQIDAENVPIAETDFAALAAFAKRNEVGLTIVGPEAPLVAGAVDYFREQGLKIFGPNKAAAQLEGSKSFCKQTLRSADVPTADYRVFREADAAARYIKDRFPHEGEDVNVVIKADGLAAGKGVTVCDTAEEALEAIDQIGRQRVFGDAGAQIIIEERLDGEEASVLAITDGKTILTLPPAQDHKPAYDDDQGPNTGGMGAYSPTPLVTPQVMAMVEEKVLVPTVHAMKRARNPFQGVLYAGLMMTNQGPKVLEYNVRFGDPECQPILMRLKSDLVDILEACAVGDLESIDPPEWDTRPAVCVVMASEGYPGSYEKGKPIRGLEDAAKLEDVKVFHAGNTMKGDQVVTNGGRVLGVTAIGDTISAAKLKAYTAVKCIRWDGAWCRKDISDKALRHS comes from the coding sequence ATGAACGTATTGGTCCTCGGTTCTGGCGGACGCGAACACGCGTTGGCCTGGAAGTTGTCACAAAGCTCACGCGTCCGAAATGTGTTTGTTGCCCCTGGCAACGCCGGCACCCAGATCGACGCCGAGAACGTCCCCATCGCGGAAACCGATTTCGCCGCCCTCGCTGCGTTTGCCAAGCGCAACGAAGTCGGCCTGACCATCGTTGGCCCTGAAGCACCGCTGGTTGCCGGCGCGGTCGACTACTTCCGCGAGCAAGGCCTGAAGATCTTCGGCCCCAACAAAGCCGCCGCCCAGCTCGAAGGAAGCAAGTCGTTCTGCAAGCAAACCCTCCGCAGCGCCGACGTCCCCACCGCCGACTACCGCGTCTTTCGCGAAGCCGACGCAGCCGCTCGCTACATCAAAGACCGCTTCCCACACGAGGGGGAAGACGTCAACGTGGTGATCAAGGCCGACGGCCTGGCCGCTGGCAAAGGGGTAACCGTTTGCGATACGGCCGAAGAAGCCCTAGAAGCGATCGATCAAATCGGCCGTCAGCGCGTGTTTGGCGATGCCGGCGCCCAGATCATCATCGAAGAACGTCTCGATGGCGAAGAAGCCAGCGTTCTGGCCATCACCGACGGTAAAACCATCCTCACGCTGCCACCAGCCCAAGACCACAAGCCTGCCTACGACGACGACCAAGGCCCCAACACCGGCGGCATGGGGGCCTACTCCCCTACCCCGCTGGTCACACCGCAAGTCATGGCCATGGTCGAAGAAAAGGTTCTGGTGCCGACCGTCCATGCGATGAAGCGTGCTCGGAATCCTTTCCAAGGGGTGCTTTATGCCGGCCTGATGATGACCAACCAAGGTCCCAAGGTCCTGGAATACAACGTTCGCTTCGGCGACCCCGAATGCCAGCCGATTCTGATGCGGTTGAAGTCCGACCTGGTCGACATCCTGGAGGCGTGTGCCGTTGGCGATCTCGAATCGATCGACCCGCCCGAGTGGGACACACGTCCTGCGGTATGCGTCGTGATGGCCTCGGAAGGGTACCCAGGTAGCTACGAAAAGGGGAAACCGATTCGCGGCCTGGAAGATGCCGCCAAGCTGGAAGACGTGAAGGTCTTCCATGCCGGCAACACGATGAAGGGGGACCAGGTCGTCACCAACGGCGGCCGCGTGCTGGGCGTCACTGCGATCGGCGACACCATCTCAGCCGCCAAGCTGAAGGCCTACACCGCCGTTAAATGCATTCGCTGGGACGGTGCCTGGTGCCGCAAAGACATTTCCGACAAGGCCCTGCGTCACTCGTAA
- a CDS encoding carboxypeptidase regulatory-like domain-containing protein, with product MRRSIAVILTLTVLGIFAQDLFAQQWGTVTGRFVVKGAVALPAPFAMPPAVAVVCAGPLANPQLRVGPKGELQDVALWLYLDRGQQAPVPHPMYAPLRKLPVQVANRGCLYEPHVAMVQPGQTVQFVNADPIPHNFKVEGFANPGINFLVPINGMQPHVFQAEERYPMNASCAIHPWMAAKIVIRESPYMAVSGDDGKFTIENLPVGTHKFQVWHEKPGNIKEMNLGGKVVKDRKGVIEIEVKPGQNDLGDIMIDANLLK from the coding sequence ATGCGACGATCCATTGCTGTAATTTTGACATTGACGGTCCTGGGCATCTTTGCCCAGGATTTGTTTGCGCAGCAGTGGGGAACAGTCACGGGCCGTTTTGTCGTTAAGGGGGCCGTGGCTCTTCCGGCACCGTTTGCGATGCCGCCTGCGGTGGCTGTCGTTTGTGCTGGTCCCCTGGCCAATCCGCAACTGCGTGTTGGTCCGAAGGGTGAGCTGCAAGACGTCGCTCTTTGGCTGTACTTGGATCGTGGTCAGCAAGCCCCGGTACCGCACCCCATGTACGCTCCGCTGCGGAAGCTGCCGGTTCAGGTAGCCAACCGAGGCTGTCTATACGAACCGCATGTCGCGATGGTCCAGCCAGGGCAAACGGTTCAGTTTGTCAATGCTGATCCCATTCCACACAATTTCAAAGTGGAAGGCTTTGCGAATCCAGGGATCAATTTCCTGGTTCCCATTAACGGCATGCAGCCCCACGTATTCCAAGCCGAAGAACGCTATCCAATGAACGCCAGTTGTGCGATTCACCCTTGGATGGCGGCCAAGATCGTCATTCGAGAATCCCCTTACATGGCGGTCTCTGGCGACGACGGCAAATTCACGATCGAGAATCTGCCAGTGGGAACCCACAAGTTCCAAGTCTGGCATGAAAAACCAGGGAACATCAAAGAGATGAACCTGGGTGGCAAGGTCGTCAAAGACCGCAAGGGGGTTATCGAAATCGAGGTCAAACCAGGGCAGAACGACCTGGGAGACATCATGATCGATGCCAACTTGCTAAAATAA
- a CDS encoding c-type cytochrome, producing the protein MRISQAPEFGGRHWAGGLVLAALVGAIVGCSSEPAQFELNRIAMHKSEVSLGANLDETYQIDPIAKILDETFGTPDDPKVPDVADIEEVMDLEHLKMAAGPYGSDEDGSPRGLYRQHCVHCHGITGNGAGPTAAFLNPYPRNFLSGKYKWKSTKTGSPPTHDDLKRVLVNGVPGTAMPSFALLPEDEVEALVQYVKYLSLRGELERNMLLEFSDLDTAVVKPAEKRSKEEQEYVASLSPEDLQEEKEDLEGAIQELTDPEVVLEEFLEPIVEGWAFAIDNVTEVPEKPESELAASIAAGRDLFFNKGGCATCHGQSGLGDGQTAEMFYDDWTEEYFDPKAPEHLEEFLALGALPPRKLDPRNLRMGNFRGGRRPVDVYWRIRNGIEGAKMPAAQQLSEEEIWHVVDYVRKGLPYDTLSKPPEHEQENVRVRN; encoded by the coding sequence ATGCGAATCAGCCAGGCCCCTGAGTTTGGCGGGCGACACTGGGCGGGAGGCCTGGTCTTGGCCGCTCTGGTTGGGGCAATCGTCGGATGCTCTTCGGAGCCAGCCCAATTCGAGTTGAACCGGATCGCGATGCACAAGTCCGAGGTTTCGCTGGGTGCGAACTTGGATGAAACGTATCAGATCGATCCGATCGCCAAGATCCTTGACGAAACGTTCGGCACGCCTGACGATCCCAAAGTCCCGGACGTCGCCGATATTGAAGAGGTGATGGACCTCGAACATCTGAAAATGGCCGCTGGCCCCTACGGCAGCGATGAAGATGGCAGCCCGCGCGGTCTCTACCGTCAGCACTGCGTCCATTGTCATGGGATCACCGGTAACGGCGCTGGCCCCACGGCCGCGTTTCTGAATCCTTATCCACGCAACTTCCTGAGCGGCAAGTACAAGTGGAAGTCGACCAAGACCGGCTCGCCACCGACACACGACGATCTGAAACGCGTGCTGGTCAACGGCGTGCCAGGCACGGCGATGCCGAGCTTTGCCCTGCTGCCGGAAGACGAGGTCGAAGCTCTCGTGCAGTACGTGAAATACCTTTCCCTGCGAGGTGAACTCGAGCGGAACATGCTGCTGGAGTTTTCCGACCTCGATACGGCGGTGGTGAAGCCGGCCGAGAAGCGCAGCAAGGAAGAACAGGAATACGTCGCCAGTCTCTCGCCGGAAGATCTTCAGGAAGAGAAAGAAGATCTGGAAGGGGCGATCCAGGAACTGACCGATCCGGAAGTAGTGCTGGAAGAGTTTCTTGAGCCGATCGTCGAAGGGTGGGCATTCGCCATCGACAACGTGACCGAAGTCCCTGAGAAGCCTGAGTCGGAACTTGCGGCATCGATAGCTGCCGGGCGAGATTTGTTCTTCAACAAAGGTGGCTGTGCGACCTGCCACGGTCAATCGGGCCTGGGGGATGGTCAAACGGCTGAGATGTTCTACGACGACTGGACGGAAGAATATTTCGATCCGAAAGCTCCTGAGCATTTGGAAGAGTTTTTGGCCTTGGGCGCTTTGCCGCCGCGAAAGCTTGATCCGCGCAACTTGCGGATGGGTAATTTCCGGGGTGGTCGTCGTCCGGTCGATGTGTACTGGCGGATTCGCAACGGAATTGAAGGGGCCAAGATGCCGGCGGCCCAGCAGCTTTCCGAGGAAGAGATCTGGCATGTCGTCGACTATGTCCGCAAAGGCTTGCCGTACGACACCTTGAGTAAACCTCCTGAGCACGAGCAAGAAAACGTTCGCGTCCGCAATTAG